One genomic window of Quercus lobata isolate SW786 chromosome 9, ValleyOak3.0 Primary Assembly, whole genome shotgun sequence includes the following:
- the LOC115958976 gene encoding probable calcium-binding protein CML18 produces MSGKEGVKLEDDQVAELQDIFRSFDCNKDGSLTQLELGSLIRSLDLNPSPEQLEALIQKADKNSNGLIEFSEFLELVEPDLLPAKSPYTEEQLKQIFKMFDRDGNGYITAAELAHSMAKLGHALTVEELTGMIKEADTDGDGCINFQEFAKAITSAAFDNSLG; encoded by the coding sequence ATGAGTGGGAAAGAGGGGGTGAAGCTTGAAGATGATCAGGTCGCTGAATTACAAGACATTTTTCGATCATTTGATTGTAATAAGGATGGGAGTTTGACACAACTTGAGCTCGGATCACTGATCCGATCACTAGACCTCAATCCTAGCCCGGAGCAGCTGGAGGCATTGATTCAAAAGGCGGATAAGAACAGCAATGGATTGATTGAGTTTTCGGAATTTTTGGAGCTTGTGGAGCCGGATCTTTTACCTGCCAAAAGTCCCTATACAGAGGAGCAGTTGAAACAGATATTTAAGATGTTTGATAGGGATGGAAATGGATATATCACGGCGGCGGAGTTGGCACATTCGATGGCAAAGTTGGGGCATGCGCTTACTGTGGAGGAGTTGACTGGGATGATCAAGGAGGCGGATACAGATGGCGATGGATGTATCAATTTTCAAGAGTTTGCTAAGGCAATTACTTCTGCTGCATTTGATAATTCTTTGGGTTGA
- the LOC115961257 gene encoding lysine-specific demethylase JMJ706-like — protein sequence MESSIIPEVIYPTNMKKPSPVKATKALTSVGMKVAAAKSSFSQSTAKGVSSKCKVKKFDFRDLEWTEKISECPVYHPSKMGFKDPLIYLQKIAPEASKYGICKIVSPILASVPASVVLKKEIRNFKFETNIQPLRLAKWNMNEKASFFRSGRKYTYNDFERKARKVSARRLSNSSCNPPAYMEKVFWHEMVNGQKGTVEYGVNVDGSAFSCDPNDQLGKSKWNLKHLSRLPNSILRLVERVIPGITDPMLYIGMLFGMFAWHVEDHYLYSINYHHSGAPKTWYGIPSDAALQFERVVHDNVYSQDILSANGEDGAFELLQEKTTMFPPSILLQHNVPVYKAVQMPGEFVVTFPRAYHAGFSHGFNCGEAVNFATGDWFPLGALASQRYALLRKTPLIPYEELLCNEAMFLINSLKKENSGTLSADLTSQRSVKVPFVRLIGLHKQALQHLKVSSTSSHAQETQVCGHCKRDCYLAYIMCTCCYSDPICLFHDIDLLNCSCGEKCTIFLREDISAMEDAAQKFEQEEEILLELQKETKFGHDMFLKSSK from the exons ATGGAATCCAGCATCATCCCGGAAGTTATCTATCCCACTAACATGAAAAAACCAAGTCCAGTGAAGGCCACAAAAGCTCTCACATCAGTTGGAATGAAAGTTGCTGCTGCTAAGAGTTCATTTTCTCAGTCCACTGCAAAAGGTGTCTCTTCAAAGTGCAAAGTGAAGAAGTTTGATTTTAGAGATCTTGAATGGACAGAGAAAATTTCAGAGTGTCCCGTATACCATCCATCAAAGATGGGGTTTAAGGACCCTTTAATTTATCTGCAAAAAATTGCGCCGGAAGCTTCCAAATATG gAATCTGCAAGATTGTTTCTCCAATACTTGCTTCTGTTCCAGCCAGCGTGGTACTAAAGAAAGAAATTAGAAATTTCAAGTTTGAAACTAATATTCAACCTCTTCGTCTTGCCAAATGGAACATGAATGAGAAGGCCTCATTCTTTAGAAGTGGAAG GAAATATACCTACAATGACTTTGAGAGAAAGGCAAGAAAGGTGTCTGCTCGTCGATTATCTAATTCTTCATGTAATCCTCCTGCATACATGGAAAAGGTGTTCTGGCATGAAATGGTCAATGGACAGAAAGGAACAGTTGAGTATGGAGTCAATGTTGATGGCAGTGCCTTTTCATGTGATCCTAATGATCAGCTTGGTAAAAGCAAATGGAACTTGAAg CATTTATCACGACTTCCCAATTCCATTTTGCGTTTAGTTGAAAGAGTTATACCG GGAATAACGGACCCAATGCTTTACATCGGAATGTTATTTGGTATGTTTGCGTGGCATGTGGAAGATCACTATCTATACAG cATTAATTATCATCACTCTGGTGCTCCCAAAACTTGGTATGGCATTCCTAGTGATGCAGCTCTGCAGTTTGAGAGGGTAGTCCACGATAACGTGTATTCTCAAGATATCTTATCAGCTAATGGGGAAGATGGTGCTTTTGAACTTCTACAGGAAAAAACCACCATGTTTCCTCCAAGTATCCTGCTACAACATAATGTACCTGTGTACAAGGCAGTGCAGATGCCAGGGGAGTTTGTTGTAACCTTCCCCAGAGCATATCATGCTGGATTTAGCCatg GCTTTAACTGTGGTGAGGCAGTAAATTTTGCAACTGGTGATTGGTTTCCATTGGGGGCTCTGGCTAGTCAACGTTATGCTCTTCTTAGAAAGACTCCATTAATACCATATGAGGAACTTCTCTGCAATGAAGCAATGTTTCTGATcaactctttaaaaaaagaaaattctggTACTTTATCTGCAGATTTGACCTCTCAACGTTCTGTTAAAGTTCCTTTTGTTCGCCTCATAGGACTGCATAAGCAGGCTCTGCAGCACTTAAAAGTGTCCTCTACTTCTTCACATGCTCAAGAAACTCAAGTATGTGGCCACTGCAAGCGTGACTGTTACTTGGCATATATCATGTGCACCTGCTGCTACTCTGATCCTATCTGCCTTTTTCATG ATATTGATTTGCTTAATTGTTCGTGTGGGGAAAAATGTACCATTTTCTTGAGGGAGGACATATCAGCAATGGAAGATGCAGCTCAAAAATTTgagcaagaagaagaaattttgcTGGAGCTtcaaaaagaaaccaaatttgGACATGACATGTTCCTGAAATCAAGTAAATAG
- the LOC115961419 gene encoding inositol oxygenase 1-like: MIAVENQAPVSENAIPKDASDGFVVPESNAFGQSFRDYESTVRLSIVENTYRLNHINQTYDFVKRTREEYAKLNKAEMSIWEAIELLDSFVDESDPDLEEPQIQHLLQSAEAIRKDYPNEDWMHLTALIHDVGKVLYHSKFGSLPQWALVGDTHPVGCAFDESIVYHKYFKENPDYNNPAYNTKLGVYSEGCGLENVLMSWGHDDYMYMVAKANGTTLPSAALFTIRYHSFYRKY, encoded by the exons ATGATTGCCGTTGAGAACCAGGCACCTG TGTCAGAGAATGCAATACCAAAAGATGCATCAGATGGATTTGTTGTGCCAGAATCCAATGCCTTTGGCCAATCATTCAG GGATTATGAATCAACTGTGAGGCTAAGCATTGTGGAGAATACCTATCGGTTGAATCATATTAACCAAACATATGATTTT GTAAAGAGGACAAGGGAAGAGTATGCAAAATTGAACAAAGCAGAGATGTCCATATGGGAAGCCATTGAACTCCTTGACAGTTTTGTGGATGAAAGTGACCCTGACCTGGAGGAACCTCAGATTCAGCATTTGCTGCAGTCGGCAGAAGCCATAAGAAAAGATTATCCTAATGAAGATTGGATGCACTTGACTGCCCTTATTCATG ATGTTGGAAAGGTTCTTTACCATTCTAAATTTGGATCACTTCCCCAATGGGCTCTTGTAG GAGATACGCATCCTGTTGGTTGTGCCTTTGACGAATCGATTGTTTATCACAAG TATTTCAAGGAAAATCCAGATTACAACAATCCTGCCTACAACACTAAACTTGGAGTCTACTCTGAAGGATGTGGACTGGAAAATGTGCTGATGTCATGGGGTCATGACGATTACATGTACATG GTGGCCAAGGCAAATGGAACTACTCTACCATCAGCTGCATTATTTACCATCCGATATCACTCATTTTACCGTAAGTATTAA